One segment of Triticum aestivum cultivar Chinese Spring chromosome 2A, IWGSC CS RefSeq v2.1, whole genome shotgun sequence DNA contains the following:
- the LOC123189181 gene encoding digalactosyldiacylglycerol synthase 1, chloroplastic isoform X1, with translation MGVDNPPPITGSSRDDGAFAFISKGWREVRDSATADLQLMRTRTDRELGRLLSSASALAGPGPAPPVAAGAPFAELELVRKRIQPKIAELRKQYSATVLDGWSPKSGASLRIDLSGIMAIRNAIVSSGKAGGCDEGKKEWEVVKMIRNRLKEFERRSLSSEMSAGFRVRTDFVEKFKLSLKSMNKESQEPKQDAPPLDLTEILAYLVRQSGPFLDQLGVQRDLCEKLVGTLYSKRNGRLMHPPFSGDRSLIGSEDITDELDLRIARVLESTGYHREGFWNDPAKYKISDNRRHVAIVTTASLPWMTGTAINPLFRAAYLARSTMEKVTLVVPWLCKSDQQLVYPDNITFSSPEEQETYIRNWLQERLGFAASFKISFYPGKFSKERRSIIPAGDTSEFIPSREADIAILEEPEHLNWYHHGKRWTDKFNHVIGVVHTNYLEYIKREKNGALQAFLVKHINNWVTRAYCHKVLRLSAATQDLPRSIICNVHGVNPKFLNIGEKVIADRERGHNSFSKGAYFLGKMVWAKGYKELIDLLHKHKNDLEGFKLDVYGNGEDSQAVEAAARKLDLGINFYKGKDHADDSLHGYKVFINPSVSDVLCTATAEALAMGKFVICPDHPSNEFFKSFPNCLMYKTPEEFVARVKEAMSSEPQPLTPEKRYSLSWEAATERFMEYSELDKVLKDRNGQCGEGVKRKGVRKLPLLPKFSDILDGGLAFAHYCATGNEILRMATGATPGTRDYDKQQCMDLNLLPPQIQHPVYGL, from the exons ATGGGCGTGGATAATCCGCCGCCGATCACCGGCTCCAGCCGCGACGACGGCGCGTTCGCCTTCATCTCCAAGGGCTGGCGCGAGGTGCGGGACTCGGCGACCGCCGACCTGCAGCTGATGCGGACGCGGACCGATAGGGAGCTGGGGCGCCTCCTCTCTTCGGCGTCGGCGCTCGCGGGGCCCGGACCGGCGCCGCCGGTGGCCGCGGGGGCGCCCTTCGCGGAGCTGGAGTTGGTGCGGAAGCGGATCCAGCCCAAGATTGCGGAGCTGAGGAAGCAGTACTCGGCGACAGTGCTCGACGGATGGTCGCCAAAGTCCGGCGCCAGCCTCCGCATCGACCTCTCTGGGATTATGGCTATCCGCAACGCCATTGTGTCCAGCGGGAAGGCTGGTGGCTGTGACGAGGGGAAGAAGGAGTGGGAGGTGGTGAAGATGATACGGAACAGGCTCAAGGAGTTCGAGCGCCGGAGCCTGTCAAGTGAGATGTCTGCTGGGTTTCGTGTCCGCACCGACTTTGTGGAGAAATTTAAACTGAGCTTG AAATCTATGAACAAAGAGTCTCAGGAACCGAAG CAGGATGCCCCGCCACTGGATCTAACTGAAATACTGGCATATCTAGTCAGGCAGTCTGGACCATTCTTGGATCAACTTGGTGTACAAAGAG ATCTGTGTGAAAAACTAGTGGGCACATTGTACAGTAAACGGAATGGCCGGCTCATGCATCCGCCTTTTTCAGGAGATAGATCCTTAATTGGTAGTGAGGACATAACTGATGAGCTTGATCTAAGGATAGCTAGGGTGCTAGAAAGTACTGGCTATCACAGAGAAGGTTTTTGGAACGATCCTGCAAAGTACAAGATCTCAGACAACAGACGACATGTTGCAATTGTCACCACAGCAAGTCTTCCATGGATGACTGGGACAGCTATCAATCCACTGTTCCGTGCTGCATATCTGGCAAGAAGTACAATGGAAAAAGTGACACTAGTGGTTCCTTGGCTCTGTAAGTCAGACCAGCAACTAGTCTACCCGGATAACATCACCTTTAGTTCACCAGAAGAGCAAGAAACTTATATTAGGAACTGGCTACAGGAAAGACTTGGCTTTGCAGCAAGTTTTAAGATATCCTTCTATCCTGGCAAG TTCTCAAAAGAGCGACGAAGCATTATTCCTGCAGGGGATACCTCAGAATTCATTCCCTCAAGAGAAGCTGATATAGCAATTCTGGAAGAACCAGAGCATCTCAATTGGTATCATCATGGGAAGCGTTGGACAGACAAGTTCAATCATGTCATTGGTGTAGTTCATACAAATTATCTAGAGTATATCAAAAGGGAGAAAAATGGTGCTCTTCAAGCTTTCCTTGTTAAACATATCAACAATTGGGTGACTAGGGCATACTGCCACAAG GTTTTACGTCTTTCTGCAGCAACTCAAGATCTACCCAGGTCCATCATTTGCAACGTTCATGGCGTAAATCCAAAGTTCCTCAATATTGGCGAAAAAGTAATAGCGGATAGGGAGCGTGGACATAACTCTTTTTCCAAGGGAGCGTATTTTCTTGGGAAGATGGTTTGGGCTAAAGGCTATAAAGAACTGATTGATTTGTTACACAAACACAAAAATGACTTGGAGGGCTTCAAGTTAGATGTTTATGGAAATGGCGAGGATTCACAGGCTGTCGAGGCTGCTGCTAGGAAATTGGATTTGGGCATCAATTTCTACAAGGGAAAGGACCATGCCGATGATTCACTCCATGG GTACAAGGTTTTCATCAATCCCAGTGTTAGTGATGTACTGTGCACAGCAACTGCTGAGGCTCTTGCAATGGGGAAATTTGTTATCTGTCCCGATCATCCATCAAATGAATTTTTCAAGTCATTTCCCAACTGCTTGATGTATAAAACTCCAGAGGAATTTGTTGCCCGAGTGAAGGAGGCCATGTCTAGTGAACCTCAACCTTTGACCCCTGAGAAAAGATACAGTTTGTCATGGGAAGCAGCAACCGAGAGATTTATGGAGTACTCGGAGCTTGACAAAGTTCTGAAAGATAGAAATGGTCAGTGTGGAGAAGGTGTAAAGAGAAAAGGAGTGAGGAAGCTACCTTTACTCCCCAAATTCTCGGACATCTTGGATGGGGGACTGGCATTTGCTCATTACTGCGCAACCGGCAATGAGATCCTCAGAATGGCAACAGGAGCAACTCCTGGTACACGGGACTATGATAAGCAGCAGTGCATGGATTTGAATCTCTTGCCTCCCCAAATTCAACACCCTGTATATGGCTTGTGA
- the LOC123189181 gene encoding digalactosyldiacylglycerol synthase 1, chloroplastic isoform X2, with product MGVDNPPPITGSSRDDGAFAFISKGWREVRDSATADLQLMRTRTDRELGRLLSSASALAGPGPAPPVAAGAPFAELELVRKRIQPKIAELRKQYSATVLDGWSPKSGASLRIDLSGIMAIRNAIVSSGKAGGCDEGKKEWEVVKMIRNRLKEFERRSLSSEMSAGFRVRTDFVEKFKLSLKSMNKESQEPKDAPPLDLTEILAYLVRQSGPFLDQLGVQRDLCEKLVGTLYSKRNGRLMHPPFSGDRSLIGSEDITDELDLRIARVLESTGYHREGFWNDPAKYKISDNRRHVAIVTTASLPWMTGTAINPLFRAAYLARSTMEKVTLVVPWLCKSDQQLVYPDNITFSSPEEQETYIRNWLQERLGFAASFKISFYPGKFSKERRSIIPAGDTSEFIPSREADIAILEEPEHLNWYHHGKRWTDKFNHVIGVVHTNYLEYIKREKNGALQAFLVKHINNWVTRAYCHKVLRLSAATQDLPRSIICNVHGVNPKFLNIGEKVIADRERGHNSFSKGAYFLGKMVWAKGYKELIDLLHKHKNDLEGFKLDVYGNGEDSQAVEAAARKLDLGINFYKGKDHADDSLHGYKVFINPSVSDVLCTATAEALAMGKFVICPDHPSNEFFKSFPNCLMYKTPEEFVARVKEAMSSEPQPLTPEKRYSLSWEAATERFMEYSELDKVLKDRNGQCGEGVKRKGVRKLPLLPKFSDILDGGLAFAHYCATGNEILRMATGATPGTRDYDKQQCMDLNLLPPQIQHPVYGL from the exons ATGGGCGTGGATAATCCGCCGCCGATCACCGGCTCCAGCCGCGACGACGGCGCGTTCGCCTTCATCTCCAAGGGCTGGCGCGAGGTGCGGGACTCGGCGACCGCCGACCTGCAGCTGATGCGGACGCGGACCGATAGGGAGCTGGGGCGCCTCCTCTCTTCGGCGTCGGCGCTCGCGGGGCCCGGACCGGCGCCGCCGGTGGCCGCGGGGGCGCCCTTCGCGGAGCTGGAGTTGGTGCGGAAGCGGATCCAGCCCAAGATTGCGGAGCTGAGGAAGCAGTACTCGGCGACAGTGCTCGACGGATGGTCGCCAAAGTCCGGCGCCAGCCTCCGCATCGACCTCTCTGGGATTATGGCTATCCGCAACGCCATTGTGTCCAGCGGGAAGGCTGGTGGCTGTGACGAGGGGAAGAAGGAGTGGGAGGTGGTGAAGATGATACGGAACAGGCTCAAGGAGTTCGAGCGCCGGAGCCTGTCAAGTGAGATGTCTGCTGGGTTTCGTGTCCGCACCGACTTTGTGGAGAAATTTAAACTGAGCTTG AAATCTATGAACAAAGAGTCTCAGGAACCGAAG GATGCCCCGCCACTGGATCTAACTGAAATACTGGCATATCTAGTCAGGCAGTCTGGACCATTCTTGGATCAACTTGGTGTACAAAGAG ATCTGTGTGAAAAACTAGTGGGCACATTGTACAGTAAACGGAATGGCCGGCTCATGCATCCGCCTTTTTCAGGAGATAGATCCTTAATTGGTAGTGAGGACATAACTGATGAGCTTGATCTAAGGATAGCTAGGGTGCTAGAAAGTACTGGCTATCACAGAGAAGGTTTTTGGAACGATCCTGCAAAGTACAAGATCTCAGACAACAGACGACATGTTGCAATTGTCACCACAGCAAGTCTTCCATGGATGACTGGGACAGCTATCAATCCACTGTTCCGTGCTGCATATCTGGCAAGAAGTACAATGGAAAAAGTGACACTAGTGGTTCCTTGGCTCTGTAAGTCAGACCAGCAACTAGTCTACCCGGATAACATCACCTTTAGTTCACCAGAAGAGCAAGAAACTTATATTAGGAACTGGCTACAGGAAAGACTTGGCTTTGCAGCAAGTTTTAAGATATCCTTCTATCCTGGCAAG TTCTCAAAAGAGCGACGAAGCATTATTCCTGCAGGGGATACCTCAGAATTCATTCCCTCAAGAGAAGCTGATATAGCAATTCTGGAAGAACCAGAGCATCTCAATTGGTATCATCATGGGAAGCGTTGGACAGACAAGTTCAATCATGTCATTGGTGTAGTTCATACAAATTATCTAGAGTATATCAAAAGGGAGAAAAATGGTGCTCTTCAAGCTTTCCTTGTTAAACATATCAACAATTGGGTGACTAGGGCATACTGCCACAAG GTTTTACGTCTTTCTGCAGCAACTCAAGATCTACCCAGGTCCATCATTTGCAACGTTCATGGCGTAAATCCAAAGTTCCTCAATATTGGCGAAAAAGTAATAGCGGATAGGGAGCGTGGACATAACTCTTTTTCCAAGGGAGCGTATTTTCTTGGGAAGATGGTTTGGGCTAAAGGCTATAAAGAACTGATTGATTTGTTACACAAACACAAAAATGACTTGGAGGGCTTCAAGTTAGATGTTTATGGAAATGGCGAGGATTCACAGGCTGTCGAGGCTGCTGCTAGGAAATTGGATTTGGGCATCAATTTCTACAAGGGAAAGGACCATGCCGATGATTCACTCCATGG GTACAAGGTTTTCATCAATCCCAGTGTTAGTGATGTACTGTGCACAGCAACTGCTGAGGCTCTTGCAATGGGGAAATTTGTTATCTGTCCCGATCATCCATCAAATGAATTTTTCAAGTCATTTCCCAACTGCTTGATGTATAAAACTCCAGAGGAATTTGTTGCCCGAGTGAAGGAGGCCATGTCTAGTGAACCTCAACCTTTGACCCCTGAGAAAAGATACAGTTTGTCATGGGAAGCAGCAACCGAGAGATTTATGGAGTACTCGGAGCTTGACAAAGTTCTGAAAGATAGAAATGGTCAGTGTGGAGAAGGTGTAAAGAGAAAAGGAGTGAGGAAGCTACCTTTACTCCCCAAATTCTCGGACATCTTGGATGGGGGACTGGCATTTGCTCATTACTGCGCAACCGGCAATGAGATCCTCAGAATGGCAACAGGAGCAACTCCTGGTACACGGGACTATGATAAGCAGCAGTGCATGGATTTGAATCTCTTGCCTCCCCAAATTCAACACCCTGTATATGGCTTGTGA